The genomic DNA CGAGGCCGACCCAGGTGACGACACCCCAGGCGACGCCCGCGGCGACCGTCTGCACCCGGTCGCCGGTGTCGATGCGGCCCGTGCGGCCGAGCAGCGCCGCGAAGGCGACACCGAGGACCGCCCCGTGCGAGAGGTGGAGCGCCACCCCGGCGGCCGGACTCGGGGGCGTCAACCCGTACATGCTCGGGATGGCGCCCACGAGCGGTGCCGGGTTCATCACGGCCATCAGGACGGCCATCACGGCAGCGCCGGCCAGTCCCGCGACGACGCCACCTTTCCACGACGGTTCCTCGATACGGCTCGTTCCGGTCCGTGTCTCGGTTGCTGTCTGCGTCATCGGTCCCCTCTTCCGAGCCGGGTGGATTAGTCCCGGGGCGGAAGTGCGGACGCCACGGACGTGCACACGGGCGCACAGGCGCCCGCTGGCGCGCTCGGCGCATTTGCGCGCCTCGCGCACGAACCAGTATCTGGGTGCCTGTCCACCTGAGACGGCGGTGAGTCCAGGGTAACGAGGGGATTTATCGGCGTCACGAGCGTTGAACCAGCCACATGGACACCTCCGCGTCTGACCCCGACCCGGGTCGGTTCCGCGAACTGATGATCGACGACGAGCCGGGATTCACGGACGTGATGGCCTGCGTCTTCGGCGTCCAGCGTCACGAGGCACGGACCTACCTCACGCTGCTGGAGAACCCCGGCAGCACGGTCGCCGAGCTCGCGGAGACGCTGGACCGGGACCGCTCGAACGTGAACCGCTCCCTGACGACCCTCCGCGAGAAGAGCCTCGCCACCCGCCAGCGCCGCCTGCTCGACTCGGGCGGCCACGTCTACCAGTACACCGCGACCCCGCTGGACGAGGCCCGCGAACTGATGCACGAGACGCTCGACGAGTGGGCCGCCTACGTCCACGAGCGTATCGACGAGTTCGGCCCCGGCGCCGGGGACATCGAGCGGTAACACGGGCTATCCGACGGGGCCGACTGCGCGACGTGACGCTCGCGTGTGGCGGGGGGTCCCGTTCCCCGGACGGTGTGGGAATCTCTCAACGTAATCGGATAATCTGGAAAATTCCCTATTTAGAGTTTTACTGGGGTGTTTCTGTTCCTGCGTCGCATCTTCCGCTCGTCTCCACTCGCGGCTCCGGGGATGGGCGGAGCGGTCAGCGAACCGCGAGCGGGCGTGGTTCGGGACCGGCATCGTCCGGGCCAGCCACACGCCGTCGGACGCCCGGCGCGGGTCACGCGCCGGGACTGGGGACGGTCGCGCCGAGGCGGTCGAGGTAGCGGTCGGTGAACCGGCGAGCGGCGCCGCGGTCGAACTGCTGCTGGCTGTAGCGCGTGACCAGCCGCACGTCGCCGTCCAGCGTCGCGACGCCGAAGCCGACGCCGAGCGGCATCATCGACGGCGGGGAGAAGTGGCAGTCCGCCTCGTCGTCCTGCCCGCCCAGCGCCGGGAGGTCGGGGATGCGCCCGAGGTTCGAGAGCACCGCGCTGTCGACGAAGCGGTACCCGGTCGCCCCGAGCAGGCCCGGGACGAGGCGCTTGATGCCGACCGGGAGGTTCGCGGAGAGCGGCCCCAGCGCGTCCGTGACCCAGCCGGCGCCGTCGTGGCGCTTGTGGCGGCTGGTCTGCTCGACGACGCGCTCGACGGCCGCGCCCGGACTCGTCCGGTGGCGCGGCTTCGTGTCCACGCTGACGAACGGGGCGTACATCCCGACCGTCTCGTAGAACCACTCCGGCGGGCGGGCGTTGACGGGCATCATCAGGCTGATGCGGTCGCTCTCGGCGCCGTGGTCGGCGTTCCAGTCGTCGATGGCGAGGTGGAGCGCCGCGAGGAAACAGTCGTTGACCGAGACGCCGTCGGGCCTGCCGCCCACGACCGCCGAGACGAGGGCGTCGTCGAGTTCGCGGTGGACGAACCCCCAGCCCGACTCGTCGGTGCCGCCGTCGACGGCCACCCGGGTCGGTTCGTCCAGCGCGTCGGGGAGCCGTCCCAGCCCCTCGGCGAGCCGGGTGCCGGCCTCGCCGAGCGAACTGGGCCCGTCCTCCACCAGTACGGCACGCGACTCGGCCAGTCCGACGGGGTCCTCGTCCACTGGGTCGCCGCGGTAGGCCTGACAGACCGAGCGTGCGAGGCGGAGCGTCCCGACGCCGTCCATGGCGACGTGGCTCCCACAGACCATGAGCCGGTCGCCGCCGTCGATACCGCCACCGCGGGCCAGCGCGACCCGGAACGGCGGCGACTCGCGCAACTCGACGCGCGGGCTGTAGAACCGCGTCCGCAGGTCCGCCAGCGCCTCGGCGTCGCCCGCGTCGGCACGCTTCAGGGGCACCGTGTCCGGGTCGTCCGGGATCTCCCAGACGTACTCGTCGTCGAGCGCGCCGTAGTCGCGCAGGCGCGCCCGGGCCAGCGGGTGGGCGGCCGCGGCCGTCTCGACGGCGTCGTACAGCCGCTCGGCGTCGAGACTCGCCGCCGACCCGACCTCGATCTGGACGTTCCAGGGCTCCAGTTCCTCCTCCAGATGAAGGACTGCCTCGTCCAGCGGCGTGAACGGAACGGTTCGCGTCATCGACCCGCCCTCCCACCGTCATCATCTGCTGGTTCTCGCTTCCGTGGAGTACCGCTCGCTGCCGTTCCAGGACGAACCGTGAGTCGGTTCATGACTGTTTCTCGTCGGCTTCCCCGGTAGGTACTTCCCCGCAGTTGTGAGGTGGGGTATTACACCGAGGGGTCGAGCGACCTGTGGCGGTGTGGCTCGCAGCCGGGGAGCAACGGGTACGAGCTCCGGGAGCAACAGCGGCCCGTGATGCTACTGCTCGGCCGCGAGGTCGGCCTCGACCTCGTCGAACAGGTCGACGACGAGGCCCTCGATCTCGTCGCGGATCTCCCGGACGCGCTCGACGTCCTGACCGTGGGGGTCCGCGAGCGCCCAGTCGCGGACCTCGGTGTCGGCCGAGAGCGACAGCGTCGAGCAGCCCATCGTCGCCACGATGTCGCATCGGTCCAGTTCCTCGTCGCTCACGGCGCGTGGGGTCCGGTCCGAGAGGTCGATATCGAGTTCGCCCATGACCTCGACGACCTCCGGGTGGACCGCGTCGGCGGGGTCGGTCCCGCCGGTGACGATGTCGACCGCGTCGGCCAGCCCACGGCGCTCGCGTTCGCGCTCGGCGAAGGCGGTCGACATCTGTGAGCGGCCGGCGTTCTGCACGCAGACGAAGCCCAGCGTCCGTCGGCTCATGCCGGCACCTCCCGGGTCGTGTCCAGCGCGTTCAACAGCGCGGTCGTGCGGTCGGTCGCACGGTAGTAGCGCCAGCGGCCCGCCTTCCGGCGCTCGACCAGTCCGGCGTCGGCCAGCGAGGAGAGCGCGTGGCTCACCGCCGACTCCGAGACGTCCACGAGCGGGGCGAGCTCGCAGACACAGCGCTCGCCCCCCGCGGCGAGCAGGCGGGCGAGGCGGTAGCGCGTCTCGCCCCCCAGCGCCCGGAGCGCGGTCAGGTCGTCCCCGGGCGCGGCGGTCTCACGATCCAGCGCCCGGAGTTCGGTCACCCGGGCGTCGACATCGCTGTCACAGCACTCCTCCAGCTGGTCGCCCAGCAACCGCCGGAGGCGGTCGGTGTCGACCTCAAGTTCGGCGTCGGACATATACTCAATTGCACAGGTCTTCAGATAACAGTTCCGACCGTCCCGACAGGCCGGCCGCGGCTCAGCCGTTCGGGTTCTCCGGGCGAGCGTCGTGGCGCGCGTCCGCGACCGCCGCCGCGAGGTCCCCGCGCTTCCAGTAGCCCAGCACGGTGAACACCACGCCGGCCGCCAGGAGCAGACCCACCGTGGCGAGGTTCGCCGTCGCGACCGCGTCGCCCAGGAACGCCGCCGCGACGAACGTCGGCGTCCGGCCCACCGCGACGAGCACGAGCAGGCGCCACGTCGGGATGTCGGTCAGGCCCGCGACGAAGCAGAGCGCGTCGTCCGGGAAGACGGGGAGGAGGAAGGCGACGAACAGCCCGGCCTCGCCCGTCTCGTCGACGACCGCGTCGAACTCCGCGAGGGTGTCGTCGGCCACGACGGACTCGGCGTACGGCCGGCCGTACCGGCGGGTGAGGCCGATAGCGACGGCGCTCCCCAGCAGGACGCCGACGACGCTGAACGTCGCCCCCAGCAGCGGCGCGAACAGGTAGCCCCCGGCGACCGCGAGTAGCTGGCCGGGGATGGGCGCGACGACGACCTGTGTCGACTGGACGGCGAGGAAGACGACCGGGGCGAGCGAGCCGAACCCGGCGACCCAGGCGCGCGTCGCATCGGGGTCCAGCAGGAACGGGGCCGCACGGAGGACGAGCGCCGAGACGAGGCCGACGGCCCCGACGAGTCCAGCCAGCCGCAGGAGCGCCGCGCGGCGGTCCGCGGCCGACTCGAAGACGTCCCGGTCCATCAGCGGGGGAGGAGCTGCCGGACCTGGGCCAGGCCGCCGCCGGTCCGGAGGGTGGCGTTGTGGACGAGCTGTCCCACGTAGCGGGTCGCCGGGGTCCGTCGGCCCCGTGCGGTCGTCCGGCCGGCGCGGATGGCTGCGAGGGCTTGCCCGGCATCGACACCCGGTGGGTCCGGAGCCGTGAGATCGGTCGCCTCGCTCCCGCCGGGAGGCCGCACCTCGGTGTACGCCCGCCCGACCATCTCGGGTCGATGGGCGTCGCTCCCACCGACGGCGGGGTAGTCGGCACGGTCGGCGAACCGCCGAGCGCGGCGGTTCTGCAGGCCCGTCATCTGGTGGGCGTTGAACGTCTCCACGGCGTCGGGTGCCGCCCGGCGG from Haloglomus litoreum includes the following:
- a CDS encoding histidine kinase yields the protein MTQTATETRTGTSRIEEPSWKGGVVAGLAGAAVMAVLMAVMNPAPLVGAIPSMYGLTPPSPAAGVALHLSHGAVLGVAFAALLGRTGRIDTGDRVQTVAAGVAWGVVTWVGLAALVMPVWLSVVGSPVSLPFPNLVPGSLLWHVVYGAVVGAVFPAVDGL
- a CDS encoding helix-turn-helix domain-containing protein, with protein sequence MDTSASDPDPGRFRELMIDDEPGFTDVMACVFGVQRHEARTYLTLLENPGSTVAELAETLDRDRSNVNRSLTTLREKSLATRQRRLLDSGGHVYQYTATPLDEARELMHETLDEWAAYVHERIDEFGPGAGDIER
- a CDS encoding low molecular weight phosphatase family protein → MSRRTLGFVCVQNAGRSQMSTAFAERERERRGLADAVDIVTGGTDPADAVHPEVVEVMGELDIDLSDRTPRAVSDEELDRCDIVATMGCSTLSLSADTEVRDWALADPHGQDVERVREIRDEIEGLVVDLFDEVEADLAAEQ
- a CDS encoding ArsR/SmtB family transcription factor, with the translated sequence MSDAELEVDTDRLRRLLGDQLEECCDSDVDARVTELRALDRETAAPGDDLTALRALGGETRYRLARLLAAGGERCVCELAPLVDVSESAVSHALSSLADAGLVERRKAGRWRYYRATDRTTALLNALDTTREVPA
- a CDS encoding TVP38/TMEM64 family protein, whose amino-acid sequence is MDRDVFESAADRRAALLRLAGLVGAVGLVSALVLRAAPFLLDPDATRAWVAGFGSLAPVVFLAVQSTQVVVAPIPGQLLAVAGGYLFAPLLGATFSVVGVLLGSAVAIGLTRRYGRPYAESVVADDTLAEFDAVVDETGEAGLFVAFLLPVFPDDALCFVAGLTDIPTWRLLVLVAVGRTPTFVAAAFLGDAVATANLATVGLLLAAGVVFTVLGYWKRGDLAAAVADARHDARPENPNG
- a CDS encoding CehA/McbA family metallohydrolase, with the protein product MIRLDTHVHTRFSHDAAGSVRAVLAAARDAGLDGLAITDHDTVWGARRAARLASEYGLFVIPGVEVSTAEGHLLALGVEAAPVPGRPMAETVGTVRDRGGVAVAAHPFQVSRHGASGRTIRRAAPDAVETFNAHQMTGLQNRRARRFADRADYPAVGGSDAHRPEMVGRAYTEVRPPGGSEATDLTAPDPPGVDAGQALAAIRAGRTTARGRRTPATRYVGQLVHNATLRTGGGLAQVRQLLPR